The DNA region CCTGCGCCGGGACCCTTCCTTGGAATCCCTTTGCATTGTGGTTCAGATTGCTGTGGCTTCTAAGGATTTGAGAATGGCTCACAGGCTGGTTTTTGAGTTCTGGGAAAAGCCCCATTTGGATGTTGGTAACTCGTTTGATCGATTTACTGAGAGGTTGATTTATACTTACAAGGACTGGGGTGCACATCCCCTTGTGTTTGATGTGTTCTTCCAAGTTCTTGTTGAGGCAGGGTTGCTTCTGGAAGCCGGGAAACTGTTTGATAAGTTGTTAAATTACGGTGTTCTTGTTTCTGTAGATTCTTGTAATTTGTTTCTAGCTAGGTTATCTAACAGTTTTGATGGGATAAGGACGGCATTTAGGGTGTTCAGAGAGTATTCAGAAGTGGGTGTTTGTTGGAACACTGTGTCGTATAATATTATTCTTCATTTGCTTTGTCAATTGGGTAAGGTAAAAGAAGCTCATAGTTTGCTCATACAAATGGAGTTTAGGGGGAATGTTCCGGATGTTGTTAGTTATAGCGTTATAGTTGATGGATATTGTCAGGTTGAACAGCTAGGAAAGGTCTTGAAGCTCATGGAAGAGTTGCAGAGAAAGGGATTGAAACCAAATCAGTACACATACAATAgcataatttcttttctttgcaaGACTGGTAGAGTAGTCGAAGCGGAGCAAGTCTTGAGGGTGATGAAAAATCAGAGGATTTTTCCTGATAATGTGGTGTATACAACTCTCATCAGTGGTTTTGGCAAGTCTGGGAATGTTTCCGTGGAATACAAActctttgatgaaatgaagCGTAAGAAAATAGTTCCTGATTTTGTGACATATACTTCCATGATTCATGGGCTCTGTCAAGCTGGAAAGGTGGTGGAAGCACGCAAACTGTTTAGTGAAATGCTCAGTAAAGGGTTGAAACCAGATGAAGTTACTTATACTGCTCTTATTGATGGGTATTGCAAGGCCGGGGAAATGAAAGAGGCATTCTCTCTTCACAACCAGATGGTTGAGAAGGGTCTGACTCCTAATGTTGTCACTTATACTGCATTAGTTGATGGCCTGTGTAAATGTGGAGAGGTAGATATAGCAAATGAGCTTCTTCATGAAATGTCCGAAAAGGGCCTTCAACCAAATGTCTGCACATATAACGCATTAATCAATGGTCTTTGTAAGGTAGGAAATATAGAGCAAGCTGTAAAACTTATGGAAGAAATGGATCTGGCAGGGTTTTTTCCTGACACTATTACATATACTACAATCATGGATGCTTACTGTAAGATGGGTGAAATGGCCAAGGCTCATGAATTGCTGCGGATTATGCTTGATAAAGGACTTCAACCTACAATTGTTACATTTAATGTGCTAATGAATGGGTTTTGCATGTCAGGGATGTTGGAAGATGGTGAAAGACTAATCAAATGGATGTTGGACAAAGGTATAATGCCTAATGCCACAACATTCAATTCTCTAATGAAGCAGTACTGTATTAGAAATAATATGCGTGCCACTATCGAGATTTATAAGGGGATGCATGCTCAAGGAGTGGTGCCTGACATGAATACctataatattttgattaaagGGCATTGTAAAGCTAGAAATATGAAAGAGGCATGGTTCTTGCATAAAGAAATGGTTGAAAAGGGATTTAGTCTAACTGCTGCTTCTTATAATTCTCTTATAAAGGGTTTCTATAAGAGGAAGAAATTTGAGGAGGCTAGGAAGCTATTTGAGGAGATGAGAACACATGGGTTCATTGCAGAAAAAGAGATATATGATATTTTCGTTGACGTAAACTATGAAGAAGGGAACTGGGAAAATACTCTTGAGCTTTGTGATGAAGCAATAGAGAAATGTCTTGTTAAGAAAACTTAGTTGACTACTGTGTATGCTAGTTTATGATGGAATTATCAGGCAGTAATTGTTGTTTGTGTCTGCTTCTTCTTTCTTGGTAGTTCCATTGAAAGTAACTTGCATATCATGACACCAGTTACCTCATTATTAAAAGAGTGACACTTGACTTCCCAGGTATTTTCCAAAACACTGAAGCAGATTATCACAgtaacacacacaaacacacaggAGGTTTACATCCTCAAAGgaaacttcaaatttttttaggatATTGTTTGTGGTTGTGCTAGAAACAAATGTAATAGGCATTTCTACAAATGTAATAGAGAtttcttttaattgaaaaatgtcAATACTAAATAGAGATTTTAAATAGAAGTAACTCTTGCAATTTCTATTTTCCTGGTGTTGCTTTCCCATCCTTTAAGACCTGTTATAGATAACTGTAACTGTAATCAATGATGATTTACTTTGGAGTTGATGTAATCGTGTAAGtgctgaaattttaaatttctctaaAGGAATCTTGCTGAAACTTCTATCTTGTTTGCTTGAATGAAGCATTACTGCAGATGTAAAAGcatcattaatatttaatggaATTTGAAAGATTATATGGTTTGAAAAAATTGGTTTGCATGAatctattaaaatttgttttagttaatttgttggaaggaataaattaattgttagaaATTTCAGTCATAActaattggttaaaaaaatatctgaAATGGTAATCTGAATTATGTACACGAGTTTAGTTGTTCTGaagaataataacaataattggCAACTGCAAAAGAGCAAAATCAGGCACTTCGATGACATTGAGATCTAAATAGTGTTGGGGTTGTGCAAGATGGATGTGCTGTATACGAAACAATTGTAATTCATCTGCATGCACATACACACATAATGGAAACatgtaaatagaaattttaaatgaaagcaACTATTGCAATCTTCTTTTTTCTGGTATTTTTCCCATTCTTTAAGACCTGTTACGGAGAACAATAATCAATGATGTTGTACTTTGCGATTGATGCAAGTGctaatatattaaattcattaaatctTGCTGAAATTTCTATCTTTTGTATACTTGAATGAAGCATTACTTCTAATGTAAAAATGTCatcactcttttgtaaaaagattatATGATGTGACAGTTTGATTTCATCTGTGATAGGAGACCcctaataaagaaaatttacTATAGAAGGAAAAAAGGTTGGGGGTGGGGTTAGAAGGGGATTAAAGAAAAGTGTAACAAATACAGAATAGTTattgatataaattataaacaaattatcAGTTAGCATAGCAGAATAGTTTAAATAGTAAAGGAGGGATAAAGGGAAAGGGCAGATTGTTATCATGAAAGATAGTGAGGTGGGAATGTGACAGACCACTCAAAAGAGCCTAATATTGAGTTGTATTCTGTATTCTTAGTTTCTGAGACAGATCTGATTATCACACTGATACTGGGTTGGTGGACTGAAACATCTTCAATAAAGATTCATATATTTTCGCTCTCTTTCATTTCTCTGTACTAGTTCTATTAATTTGCTTGAatccattaaaataaattctagtTAATAATTTAGTTCTAGGGCATAGGAGTACATTAATTACAAGAAAATTTTAGTTGTAAATAATGGATTCAAATGTATATTTGAGGAGACCAGAAATGGGTTATAAGTTTTCGGGGGGTGGGGATGAGACAAacagagaaagaaaaggaaaaattatgcCTTGTCAGTGTTTATGAATTACAAAGAACCTGGGATTTATTTCTCCTTCACAAAGGGTTTCCCCTTCCTACAATAGAGGTCATGCTCAGTTTCTCAAATGATAACAAATCTGCAAATTCCCCATCTTCTACTCTCTCTTCCTATTTAAACTAATTCCCTACTTCCAACACATAAACTGCCAAGCATACCTAATCTAAGCGAGTGAATTATGCTAACATTGATAGTTCTTGTTGTGGATGTATTATGAGAACTACTCATGATCTTTCATGTGCACGTGAGCTAGCTAGATATGTTGTTAGTAGCATACCAGTTGACACAATTCATATGTTTTAGCGGAAGCCAAGTTTTTCAGACTAAGGTTTATTTGAGTTCAAAGTCTGTATAACCTAAGAGATAAAAGCCATATCCTAGTGGTTTAAAGAGCTTGATGTATGTGGCAAAATGACTCTAAAgagtaaattttgaaaaattgtctaCCCTGATCTAAATTTTATGTGTGCTCCtccaaaaaatatcaaaacaaaaagtGCTCAAAAGAAACAAATCACCAAACAACAAAGATCAACGAATTGTGATTCGTCTTACTAGGAGTATGTAGATGCATTACATTTGGTGCAAAATAGCAATTCCACACTGAAATGTTTTGCATCATCATCTAAACAAACAAAACCAAAGAGGAAGATGttaatgttggatcaatttcatctaTGCATTCATGATTTCATTGAAAACATTGTCCATGTCAAAGCTAATGGTAATTGTGGATATCGTGTAATTTCTAccttattaggtatgggtgaagattTATGGTTTTTGGTTCGTAATAATTTGTTGAAAGAACTTGGACAATGGTCTGATGAGTATATACACTTGCTTGATGGCATAGACAAATATGAGGAGTTAAAGTGGTcgctacttgttgatggattatccatggtatataagtttttagttacATATTCatggataaatatttttttaataatactgATTAGAATTGTTACGTGTAAGTAACCATGgataaatgaatgaatattaTCGATATGGGTTATgtgattgcatcaaggtataacatcatccttgtttctctttctctccaagaaagcatgacattttttccttttagaagTCAACCATCGAGAAATACTCTGTTCATTGCATTATATGTATTAGTTtgtgtatgacaatcattttgtttagtTATAGCAATAACCATTccgtttgttaatttttttattataacatgtgttatgaacatttgaatgtGTATTTGTCTTTGTAACCAGTGTTGTTAAATGGCGGCCATGGCGGCGCCATGGCGGTTTTCCGTGACGGATTTTCGAAAAAACGCCACTGAATAGCGGTGGCGTTGCGGGTTTGGGATGGCGGCGCCATGGCGGCCGCCATAGCCATGGCTGTCGTGGCGGGGTGGCGGAAATGGCAGAATTTGGTGGGTTTTGTCCGCGGTAGGAGTTGGGCCGACCCGACCCAACCCTACCCGgttattcattaaataaaagacTCCAAAAGCTTACCTTCAGCCTACCTGCGTCCCTCCAAAAGCTTACCTTCAGAACCTTTTCTGCCTGCGTAACTCCCGCACCCCGCCGCACCCAGCCGCCGCCGCGACACCACCCCTTCCCGCAGTTCGCACGCGCACGCATCGCAACGAGCCCCAGCAACGCACGAACGACGGCGACGAGCTCCGACGACGAGCCCCGACAACGCACGAACAAGACGCGCGAAGGAAGAAGACGAAgtcacgaagaagaagaagaagatgcggGTCAgacctgcttttttttttttaattttgttttgggcTTTTTGCTGTTTGACACCCCATTTTTCTGTctacaacttttttttccttttgctatTTGACACCCTTTTTTACTGTTAATAGTCCCTTTTTTTTCGTATTTAacaccacaattttttttttttgttcagacCTCTTTTAAATGGCTGAACCATCATCCGATGCTGCTAATTCAAGTGCAACGAGGAAAAATAAGGCAGACCCAGGCTGGAAATATTGCCATTCACTAGTGGAAGGAGAAACAAACACCATTGTTTGTAATTTCTGTGGAAAAATCACTAAGGGAGGAATAACCCGAGCCAAACAACACCTGATTGGGAAGTCGGGCAACGTTGCAGCTTGCAAGAAAACTCCCCCAAATGTAGTCGAAGAGTTGAAGGAATATATGGCTACAAAAAAAAGTGGGACCACTTACAGTATTTTTGGCAGTGGTAATATGGCAAATATAAGAGACTTTGAATTTGGTGAACCGATTGGATGTGATGGAAGTGAAGAAGATGAGTTTGCGGACTCTTGTAATGCTGCTGCAAGTGCAAAGACAAAGTGTGGGACTAAAAAAAGACCAATGGACAAATTTTGTAAGAATCCAGAAAATGCAATCAAtcggagaaaaatgaagatgcTGAGGCAAATGAACATAAGAGAGTCAATGGATAAGAATGAAGTATTGAAGGTGCATCAACATATTGCTCGCTTTTGGTACCAAGCAGGTTTGTCATTCAACCTCATTAAATTGAAAAGCTTTGAGAACATGGTTGCAGCCATTGGTCAATATGGGCCACATTTGCCCATTCCTAGCTATCATGACATCAGAGTTCCACTCTTGAAGAAGGAAGTTGAATATACTGAAAATTTGATGAAAGGCCATAGGGAGCAATGGGTCAAGTATGGTTGTACTATTATGTCTGATGCATGGACTGATCGGAAACAAAGatgcatcattaattttttgattaacTCTCAAGCTGGTACCATGTTTTTGAAGTCTGTTGATGGCTCTGATTTTGTAAAGACAGGTGAAAAGCTTTTTGAGTTGCTTGATGCCATTGTGGAGGAAGTTGGAGAAGAGAATGTTGTTCAAGTTGTAACCGATAATGGGAGCAACTATGATTTAGCGGGTAAGTTGTTGGAGGAGAAAAGGAAACATATTTATTGGACTCCTTGTGCAGCTCATTGTATTGATTTGATGCTTGAAGATATTGGGAAGCTTCCCTTGATAAGGAAGACAATTAGAAGGGCAATTAATCTAGTTGGGTTTATCTATGCCCATTCTAGTACCTTAAGTTTGTTGAGAAATTTTACAAACAAGAGGGAATTGGTGAGACATGCTATTACTAGATTTGCCACTTCTTATTTAACCTTGGAAAGGCTTCACAAAGAGAAAGCCAATATTAGAAAAATGTTTACTTCTGATgaatggaccttgaacaagctatCTAAGGAGCCTAAGGGAAAAGAAGCTGCAAAGGTAGTGCTCATGCCTTCTTTTTGGAATAGTGTGGTTTACACTCTTAAAGTCATGGCTTCACTTGTGAAAGTGCTTCGTCTTGTGGATGGTGAAAGGAAACCAGCCATGGGCTATATTTATGAAGCAATGGACAAggcaaaagaaacaattatcaAGTCTTTCAACAACAATGAAAGCAAGTACAAAGATGTGTTTGCAATCATTGATAAAAGATGGAATTGTCAGCTTCATAGGCCATTGCATGCTGCTGCCCACTTCTTAAATCCAGAGTTCTTTTATGACAACACTGacttggagtttgattttgaggtCACCAATGGTTTGTTTGAGTGCATTAAGAAGTTGATTCCACAATTTGATGTGCAACAAAAAATTCTAACCGAGTTGCATCTTTACAAGATTGGTGCTGACCACTTTGGTTCCGACTTTGCAATGgctcaaaggaaaacccattctcCTAGTAAGAAACTTTtatcatactattttttttttatgtattagttTTATAATTCAGAATTCTAAGTTATGCTCTTGGTTGGTAATTGGTATTGTAGCATATTGGTGGCGAATGTTTGGGTCACAAACTCCAAATTTGCAGAAGCTAGCTATTAAGATTTTGAGTTTGACTTGCAGTGTTTCAGGATGTGAAATAAATTGGAGTGTGTTTGAGCAAGTAATTGTGACAAAACTCTaactatactttttaattttatttaattttgatgatcaagttttatttggagtatatttgagattgaaatcaacatttatttgttatgttgtagattcattccaaaaaaagaaataggctTGAGCACAAGAGGTTGCATGATTTGGTGTTTGTCAAATACAACCAACAATTGAAGCAAAGATATAATGCAagagatgaaattgatccaatttCTCTTAATGATATTGATGTATGCAATGAATGGCTCGTGGGAGAGATGGAtcaagatgatgataatgatgctagaaatgatttggtatttgaagatgatgatgctcTAAATTGGGCAACTGTGTATTAGGCTTCGGGGGTTGGAGAGTGTAGGATGTATACTAGGCggaaaaagcaaaaaacaagTGTTGCTGCTGCCCAAACTTCTAAAAAACAGGCAATGATTGTTGGATCTTCATcaaggaagcaaaaaagaagtcCAAGAAAATGATGAGGATCTAGATGTTGAGGAGAATATTGATGTTgaatttgaagaagaagaaatcatggTCAATTTTGAGGCGTCTGATGGggaagagggagagggagatgcTCCATTACCATATGATAACAACGAAGATGATTATGTTGAGATTGGAGAAGATGATTAGAGCCTCAACCTTCACTTTGCACTTTGCattatgtttttatcattttcttattttgaactctttaatgagtttatttggtgttggtacttgattattgtatgaactcatgaaacttttttagtttatttgaatgcaatcctttgtttttttcaatttcaatgagtttatatatatgttttttttttgtccgccATGACATCCGCCATATTTTTATGGCGGATTTTTGACTTTCTGCCATGAACCGTCATccgccattaacaacattgTTTGTAACAAATATTTCTAAGAGATGATTGTTCCTTGCTACCAATAGCTTTGTTATGATTAACACATTGTCATTATCAAGCAAAACAATGACCTACTCCTTATATTAGTCGAATGCACCAATATACTAATTACATGAAGTTGATCACATAATATGTTGATTTAGGAGAAGATTGaacctttttttattgtttggacAATGTTTGTAGTTACATAGTTGTGACAACCATGGATAATGCATGTAATGTGGGAATTAACGTATCTTTGAATGGacattcataaaattaattttgaagtatGATTCAGCTCTTGAAATATTCAGATTATAAAATAGGTAGGTTTATCAAAGATAAAAGGAAGAGTAAGTACTCTAAGTTCGCAACAAAAAACTACTACAATTGTATCATTTACCAGGTATGGTACGTGtgcgaatttttttttataaaaatgtatgataaaaaaatagagtttatggtttagggtttagagtTTATGGGTTATGTGTTAGGTTTTAAGttgtagggtttaggggttatgtGTTAGGGCTtagagtttagggtttaggagtTAGGGGGTTTAGGGTTATAGATTCTCATGTTGTCGATATTATAgtttaacataatatattttgcGGAAGAACATAATAGTCAAATACTAAATAGACGCAAATGTAAACCTTGGTCATATATATAgtcaatcaaataataaaaatattaatcactGCTCAGTCATATTGCATACAAATATCCTATAGTTCTCAGTCAATCCCAACTATCATCATCGTCGTCCACCACCATTTCTGTCTTGTGTATCCCTCATTTGTCTAGAGCGAACATAAACATTTCCTTGTTGAGTGACACCTTTGGCTAATCTTAAATAATGATCAGTCAAAGCGTATGCATCAGTTCCAACAATGACCATCCTGATGCTGATTATGTATTCTAAGCTTTCTGTTATCTTTTGGCAAGCAACAACCTATGACATTGACAACCACATAACTAATAAATATTGGAagcatgtaagaaaaaaaatcagtaatagtgaattgaaaatatattataccaCTAAATGTCGAGACATGTCTGCATCAATAGTTGCAGGTGCAGGTGGTTGTTGCATAGCTACTGAGTGAACGGGCAACACAGGTGGATCTGGTATAATATATGTATCATCATGGACCATGGGTGGATGTCTAGGAGGCTCCCCAAACTGTGGCAGACTCATGAATGGGTGAGATTCCATGTAATCTACTGCACACTGACCAGGAGAACTACAAATTTGTCCAATCAGTGCAAGGTATTGAGAAAATTGGAGCCATTTATCGTTAATCTCCTATATGGATAGAGATGAAGCAGTAGGGAGTGGAGGAATTGTCTGAGCATAACCAAATTTTCATACTACCCTCTCTGGTTGGTGTTTGACAATAGATAAACCTCATCTAATATGtctagaaaataatgaaatgagaTCAAATTTTATGGATGCACGATAGTCACCATAAGATATCTAGCACAAAACATCTAGCGTCAACCTATCTAAGTGCTTACGATAGGTCGTCACTGGTAATGCCTTCTGACACTTCCAGCGACAAGCACGTGGTTTTCTTTCATGGTAATCCTCATCAACAATAATGGACACAATTGTAGGAAATTGCTCGTAGATCCAAGAttgcatatattaaaaaaaacaattataatcaATAGTACatataaagtttaaaacatataacaatgataaaaataattataattacctGCAATATGTTTTGTTGTATGCTTGGATGCAACATTCATATTGTCATACATATGGACTAGTGCAACCGCTCCCCATGAATAGCCTCTAGATTGCCTGAGGTCACAAAATGCGTCCAAGAATACCACACTGATATGTGTGACACTTTTGTTAGCAAATAATGTACAATCTACTAGATGCAATAAATATGCTTGAGTTGTTAGGgtctgtggcgtccctaaataatgactggtttaatagtaataaattaaataatagaagccatgagaatttttttttctttttttttttcgcactgttatttatttcacggtaattaatttcagaaggaaaattatcattatAGAGTCCTGagtggccagttcacaactctgttcggattcatttctttctgatcacttataacctccaaactatttttctttttcagaaaaaaataccagccatcattttgggtcgtcacgtgagaaataataaggtgcggtcggtaaactcttttcaaataaagttcgttaacatttctttttcaaataacaagataaaacataattgttttcatcatcaaaaactgtcc from Glycine soja cultivar W05 chromosome 8, ASM419377v2, whole genome shotgun sequence includes:
- the LOC114423231 gene encoding pentatricopeptide repeat-containing protein At1g05670, mitochondrial-like produces the protein MKRVAISSYFHCFHYHYHCHHNPFLGFGPRRCLSVKFSTSLGSSNARPFPDYSPRKPSVTDTDFVHHISTTIKQRRAEPFRRILKPFESKFRPDHLIWVLMSIRDDYKLVLDFFDWARLRRDPSLESLCIVVQIAVASKDLRMAHRLVFEFWEKPHLDVGNSFDRFTERLIYTYKDWGAHPLVFDVFFQVLVEAGLLLEAGKLFDKLLNYGVLVSVDSCNLFLARLSNSFDGIRTAFRVFREYSEVGVCWNTVSYNIILHLLCQLGKVKEAHSLLIQMEFRGNVPDVVSYSVIVDGYCQVEQLGKVLKLMEELQRKGLKPNQYTYNSIISFLCKTGRVVEAEQVLRVMKNQRIFPDNVVYTTLISGFGKSGNVSVEYKLFDEMKRKKIVPDFVTYTSMIHGLCQAGKVVEARKLFSEMLSKGLKPDEVTYTALIDGYCKAGEMKEAFSLHNQMVEKGLTPNVVTYTALVDGLCKCGEVDIANELLHEMSEKGLQPNVCTYNALINGLCKVGNIEQAVKLMEEMDLAGFFPDTITYTTIMDAYCKMGEMAKAHELLRIMLDKGLQPTIVTFNVLMNGFCMSGMLEDGERLIKWMLDKGIMPNATTFNSLMKQYCIRNNMRATIEIYKGMHAQGVVPDMNTYNILIKGHCKARNMKEAWFLHKEMVEKGFSLTAASYNSLIKGFYKRKKFEEARKLFEEMRTHGFIAEKEIYDIFVDVNYEEGNWENTLELCDEAIEKCLVKKT
- the LOC114424189 gene encoding uncharacterized protein LOC114424189, producing MAEPSSDAANSSATRKNKADPGWKYCHSLVEGETNTIVCNFCGKITKGGITRAKQHLIGKSGNVAACKKTPPNVVEELKEYMATKKSGTTYSIFGSGNMANIRDFEFGEPIGCDGSEEDEFADSCNAAASAKTKCGTKKRPMDKFCKNPENAINRRKMKMLRQMNIRESMDKNEVLKVHQHIARFWYQAGLSFNLIKLKSFENMVAAIGQYGPHLPIPSYHDIRVPLLKKEVEYTENLMKGHREQWVKYGCTIMSDAWTDRKQRCIINFLINSQAGTMFLKSVDGSDFVKTGEKLFELLDAIVEEVGEENVVQVVTDNGSNYDLAASLDKEDN
- the LOC114423232 gene encoding uncharacterized protein LOC114423232 → MGYIYEAMDKAKETIIKSFNNNESKYKDVFAIIDKRWNCQLHRPLHAAAHFLNPEFFYDNTDLEFDFEVTNGLFECIKKLIPQFDVQQKILTELHLYKIGADHFGSDFAMAQRKTHSPTYWWRMFGSQTPNLQKLAIKILSLTCSVSGCEINWSVFEQIHSKKRNRLEHKRLHDLVFVKYNQQLKQRYNARDEIDPISLNDIDVCNEWLVGEMDQDDDNDARNDLVFEDDDALNWATVY